From the genome of Corallococcus macrosporus DSM 14697:
GCCAGGTACTGCTCCGCCTCGGCGGCCTTGCCCGTGGCCAGCAGGTGGAGGGCGTGGGCGCCGTAGCGCTCGCCGGACTGGGACTCCAGTCGTTCGGCGCGGGAGAGGTGCTCGCGGGCCTTGGCGTCCGCGCCGGGCTGGCGGTGCTCCAGCCACAGCACCGTCTGGATGTCGGCGGCCAGGGCCTGCGCGTCGCGGGACTCGGCGTCGATTTGGAAGAGGGCCTCCAGCTCCGCCAGGGCGCGCGCGAAGTCCGCGGGGTTGCCACGCTGGGCGGCGGCGCGGGCCGCGCGCAGGTGCTCCTCCGCTTGTTTGCGGACGGTGCCTCGGTGGACGAAGAAGGCCACCGCGCCCGCGAGGAGTACGGCGACAACACCCACCTGAACCAACGCGCTGGAGAGGCTTTCGCGCCGCTGCCAGTCCTTGCGCCCTTCGGTGCCCATGGACCTGTCCCCCGCGCTGGAGTTGGATGTGCGCCGGCCGTCGTGCCGGGTATAGAAGCCGCGCTCAGATAGGGACGCGCTCCCGGGCTGTCAACGGGGGCGGCGGCGTGAACACGGACGTGGGAGGTCAGAGGTATGGCGGTACACACGGCGCTACCCCCCGAGGCATTCGAGCGGGTCGCGGAGGCATTCGGGCTGGGCGCGGTGCGCGAGGTGACGCCCATCCCCCAGGGCTCCATCAACACCAACCACCGCGTGGAGACGCAGACGGGGCGCTACTTCGTGCGCCACACGACGGCGCGCTCCGCGGAGGACCTGCGCTTTGAGTCCGCGCTGCTCGCGCACCTGGCCGCGTACCACTTCCCCGGGCCCGTGCAGTTGACGACGCGCGACGGGGCGACGTTCCTGGAGCTGGAGGGCGGCCGCGTCAGCGTCTTCCGCTGGCTGCCGGGGGAGGAGCTGCGCCACCCGGCCCTCACCGCGGACCACCTGGAGCGGCTGGGCGCGGAGCTGGGCAAGCTGCACCGGGACACGCAGTCCTTCTCCGGCACGCGGGAGAATCCCTACGGCCCGGAGACGGTGGGCGGCTGGCTGGTGGCGCTGGCGGCGCACCCGGACGCGGAGCTGGCGGCCGTGGCGCGTGAGCTGCAACGTGACCTGGAGACGTCGCGCGCGGCGCGGCAGGGGCTGGAGCCTCGCGG
Proteins encoded in this window:
- a CDS encoding homoserine kinase, which gives rise to MAVHTALPPEAFERVAEAFGLGAVREVTPIPQGSINTNHRVETQTGRYFVRHTTARSAEDLRFESALLAHLAAYHFPGPVQLTTRDGATFLELEGGRVSVFRWLPGEELRHPALTADHLERLGAELGKLHRDTQSFSGTRENPYGPETVGGWLVALAAHPDAELAAVARELQRDLETSRAARQGLEPRGVIHADLFMDNVKWLGDRVGAFFDFEMACREEYGLDVAITLNAWCFDGGHYLPELCRAFIRGYVDVRPLSAVERTNLFGHALYGAVRFTASRIRDYHLSPLPADKLVRKDYRTYLNRARALNAMGPDGFAGLLGL